The following DNA comes from Funiculus sociatus GB2-C1.
CCTGACTTAGCCAAAGCCATAGAGGAAGCATTTAATAAGCTCTCCTTGAAGGACATCCAAAATTGGTTTACACACTGCTGTTACTGTACCTCAGCAGACTAGGAAACGCTATATTCCCTATTCCCCATTCCCCATTCCCAAATTTCAATGTTGCGATCGCCTAATTATACTAAGCTGCCTTTTACAGAAACCTATAGCGACATTATTGATGTCCGCTCACAAAGCGAATTCACCGAAGATCGTATTATAGGTGCCATTAACCTGCCCGTCTTGAATGACGAAGAACGCGCCAAAGTAGGAACACTCTACAAACAATGTCCTTTCACCGCCCGGAAATTGGGAGCCGCCCTAGTCGCCCAGAACATCGCCCAGCACCTCACCACTTACTTTGCAGACAAAGAAAAAGACTACCATCCCCTCATCTACTGCTGGCGTGGCGGACAGCGTTCTAATAGTTTAGCGATGGTCGTGAGCCAAATAGGTTGGCAAGTCACCATCATCGAAGGTGGCTACAAAACCTACCGCGCCTATGTGCGCGAACAACTAGAACATCTACCAGAAAAATTTACCTACCGGGTGTTAGCGGGAATGACTGGGAGCGGCAAAACCCACATCCTGCGCCACTTGGAGGCCCTTGGCGTTCAAGTGCTGGATTTGGAAGGTTTGGCTAACCATCGCGGTTCCCTGCTGGGTGAAGAGTGGGAGAGTGGGAGAGGCGAAGACAAGGAAAAAAAAGCGTTGTCCCCCCAATCCCCAATCCCCAATCCCCAATCCCCAGCCCCCAGCCCCCAATCCCAGCCATCGCAAAAACACTTTGAATCGCTGCTGCTGCACGAATTGCAAAGCTTTGACCCCAACTTGCCAGTATGGGTGGAAGCGGAAAGTAACAAAATTGGGCGCGTTTATTTGCCCAAATCTTTGTGGCAACAGATGCAACAATCTAGTGGTGTGGAAATTGAGCTACCTTTAAATGCCAGAATTCAGTGGCTATTGCAGGAATATCCCCAATTGATTGCTCACCCAGAAGTTGTGAAGGGGAAACTAGAAAAGCTGAAATCGCGCTATGGAGGGGAAAAAATCAAGGAGTGGTACAGGCTCATTGATGCTCAGCAAGGGGAAAATTTGGTAGGAGACTTGTTAGTGTGTCACTACGACCCCAGTTATAACCATGCTATTCACCGCTGTTTCCCCAAAATAGAGCGGGTGCTTTCTCTGCCAGATTTGTCCGATGCTAGTGTTACCGCATTGCTGAAAGAGTTTTGAGGTTTGAATTTTGTGCAGTAACCAACCTAGGGCTTACGCACGTCAACACGCTGTAGGGGCATGGCAATGCCATGCCCCTACGACAGAATCAGGCCTTCACTAATTAACTGCGTAAGTCCTGCCAACCCCTTCAACTGATAGCCCAAATTCCAAAATACAGAAGCCCCAGCTGATGTTCTACTTTGTGACACCAGTGGAGCTGAGGAAGCACTTAGGAGGTATCTTGCTGTCTAAGTTATCCGAAGAAATTTCAATCAGTGCAGACTTTTAACAAGTTCTTAATTGTTAGTTAGCCATTGGTCAGAAAAAGTTAATTGTATAACCTCAGCTTCGCTCTTTTTTCAGTTCTCGGAGGGCGGAATCCGCTCTCTGAGAGTCTTCCTTGTGTCCCTGACGACGGAAGAGATCGCGGGCTTGCTCAAAGGCAGCGATCGCGTCTTGAATGCGATCGCGCTTTTTGAGTGCTGTTCCCAGATTATAGTAAGCTTGTGCATTCTGCGGCGAGATTTCAATCAGCCGCCGATAGGCGACAATCGCCATCAGAAAATCCTGCTGCTTCATCAAAACATCAGCCACTCCAGCCTGTGCTTCCACTAAATCTGGTTGCAAAGAAGCCGCTCGTTGATAAGCTTCTAAAGCACCATTGAGATTATTCTGTTCTTGTAAAAGTTTGCCAATTTGGAGATTTATTTGAGGATTGCGCGGTTCCATCTGCGCTATTCGTTGTAAGGCCGCAACTCCAGCCGCAGTGTTGCCTTGCTTCAAGTAAGCGCTTGCCAAACTTAACTGCAAGCTGGTATCGTTGGGAGCCAGCGCCACAGCTCGCTGGAGAGCCTGCACAGCTTCTTTGGAACGCCCTTGCTTCATCAGGGTGGAGCCAATAAACTTGTGTGCTTCCAGATTTTGCGGGTCGAGCGCGATCGCGCCTTGATAGGCTTGCATCGCCCGGTTATAATCTCCTAAACGCTGTAGCACTACTCCCAACCCCAGATAAGCATTGAGATTTTTACTGTCCAGCCCAGTAGCACGCGCGTAAGCAGCAGCAGCACCAGCATTGTCTCCTAACTGCCCTAGACTGTAGCCCAGTGCATATTGGAAATCAGCATTTTTAGGTTCGAGGGTGACAGCCTGTAGATAAGCGTTAGCTGCTTGGCTATAATTTCCCTGAAGCGCCTCTAAGTAGCCGATAGCAGAAAAAATCCGGGGATTGTTCTTATCCAGTTCGGCGGCTTGTTGATAAACTTTCAATGCTTTGGCGATCTCTCTTGCATCCACCAACTTACGCCCTTGGCGCAGCAGGTTATTCACCTGTTGGTTGCTTTTTACACGAAGTGAGTTCATCGCTTCAGAAGCGTGAACGACTGGGGGGTGTACAGTGGCGATTCCTGCCAACAACAAGGAACTGGCTGCTATGATGGTCTGTTTTTGCACGGTCAATCTTATCTTAAGTTTCTACTATTGCTCAGTGCTACGAATGCGATCGCATTGAACCCATAATGGCAAAATCTGGATCTCTGTCCCAAATTTACCAAAGAAGGTTTTTTGAGGACAGTAAATGATTGTAACAATAACTGATGTCATTCAAGCATCTGGGATTTTGTGCTGGTATTCGGGAGACAACAGCGCGATCGCACTCTTGGTTATTCGCTGTGTGTTTGAACCGGAACAGCTTTGACGCGATCGCTTGTCCTGGTAATTCGTCCTACGCCTCTTTTAAGAAGGGGAGCCGATGCCGTAATTGCAATTGATTTCAATCCCGCCGCACACAATCGTAGCGCTTACCCGCAACGGGATTTAGTCCCCTGCCCGGCTTAACATTTTACCCCATCCGGATACATTTATTAAAACTCCGGTAATTTGTTGCTCATTCCCGCCACAGGAAGTGCTGTAAAGCTCAGGCAATTTTATTATCTATAGTTAACAAATTTCCCACTCAATAAAAAAGTTATTTCTTAAGAGATATAGACATTTAATAACGCTTGTTTCTAGGGATAGATATAGCCTATAAAATTGTTATTTCTAACGATAGACCTAATACTTCTTCCGACTGGCAGATGCAGCAAATAAAATAACGCTTTAAATTAAACTCAACGGGTGAAGAGCAAGAATAAGTAACTTTAAAAGGGCAAGGGAGATAAATCAGTTATGTCATACGCAAATCGGGAAGATAGAGTTGCTGTCCAGGCTCCTGTAGGCAATCAAATTGTTGAGTACCATGACCGTGTAAGATGGGGCCCAATTATTGCGGGTATTGTCACAGCTTTGGCTACTCAACTGATTCTTAGCGGCATAGGAATTGCAATTGGTGCTACTAGCATTGCAGGTTCAGGCGCACCTAGAACTAATGCACCTGATGTTGGTCAAGCAGTGGGAATCTGGTCGATTATATCTTTATTCCTTTCATTGTTGATTGGTAGTTGGGTAGCAGCTCGTGCCAGCGGCCCGATGAACCGCAACACAGCTATGCTTAATGGAGCTATTCTTTGGGCTACTACTTTGGCATTAAGTTCATGGTTATTGGCTAGTGGAGTAACAGGTGCGTTCGGCATCCTGGGGTCAAACGCTGGAGAAATTGTTAATCAAGTACAACAACCAGGCGGAGTTGATATACCTAACAATGCACCTAATGTGAATGTAACTGCTCAGCAAGCTCGTAACATTGCTGGCAACACAGCTAAAGCAGGTTGGTCGTTTACAATTGGTTCTCTATTAGGTTTAGCAGCATCATTGATTGGTTCTTCTATTGGTGCGCGTACCCCTCGCACTTATACATAGGAATTTGAGTAAAAAATCAAATCCTTAAGCTTGTTTTTGGCACTTTTGAAAGCACTTTAAAAAAGTGCTTTTTTTTGTATATAATTTCCCGGTTAATTACCTGCAAAGCAACCTCTCCCTGCTCCAGGGAGAGGACATAAAATGTTTTTTTTATACTAATCGCCCTACCTAAAACTTTGAGCTTGTTTTCAGTTAGTTATCGCTGGCGGCTATAGCATCCCATTAGTTCGGCGGCGGCGAGAATATGACCATCCATTGCCGCTTCCAACTGGCTTTTAGTTACACCCGATGCCAAATCTAAAACGCGATTTAAAGCATAGAGTCTGAAAAAGTAGCGATGCGTACCGCTGGGAGGACAAGGGCCACCATAACCTAAATTACCAAAATCATTTTTTCCTTGAGAGCCGCCATATTTCACGTTGGCTTCAGTGGGGACAGCTTCGGGTAGTTGGAGAATTTCTGGTGGCAAATCGTAGAGAACCCAATGAACAAAAATTCCCCCTGGCGCATCAGGGTCATCAACAATTAAAGCAAGACTTTCAGTACCTGTTGGTGGGGTAGTCCAACTCAGAGGAGGAGAAATATCTGCGCCGTCGCAGGTGTATTTAGACGGTATTAAACCATCGGCAGAAAAAGCTGTACTTTTAAGTTTCATCGTCTCTACTGCGAGTTTTTGACGATTGGTAGGGGTAACTGGCGAAGATAGCTAAATTGGTAAAATTGCAACTCCCTGTTAGTCAACCCTGCTAATCCAAGTAGATTAGCGCTTTGTCGCTGAAAGATGCGTCGTCCTTTGGGATTAAGCACGCTTAATATTTTGCCGTTGTGCAAAGAACAATAATCGCACTCAGAGATTCTTCAGGGTACGGCTTTCGTCCCCCAACAGCTTTAGCTGGCTGTTTTCCCCAACCATAGCGCGATCGCGATCGCGCTATGTCCTGTTCGCACTCAAATTCTAATTCTCTATCTCTTTAGCCGCCTCCCGCAGAATCGGCTTACCCATTGCCTTCTCAATCCGATCTAAAAGTGCATTTTTTCTAGCTTGGAAGAAGGCATCAAAATTATCTGTGCGTAAACTAGCTGGATCTACAACGTGCGATCGCAAAATCTCATTCAGATTGTCTTCTAAGATGTCGGATTTCTTCTCAATATCGGTTAAGTAAATGCTTGGTGCTTTACCTCCAATCATCTTATTAGTTTTGGCTGAAAGTGGGGTTTTGTTGATCGCGCAGTCGTAGACCTCAGATGCAATGCCGTTTTTCTGGCACCAGTGTTTCGGAAAAATGTGATGGATATCAATAGATTCATTAAACTCCATCAGAGTGTCGATGGGATAACTTGTAAAGAAGTCGCAACCACCATCCCTCAACAACAAAGCAGATAAGCCTTTATAAGCAGCACTTCTGCGAGTATAGAGACTTAAAAGGCGGTCAGGAGCAAAGTTAGCATCTCTGATCGTGTCAGGTTCAGCACCACAACCATTAATCCAGTCCCGCACTTGTGGTACATCTTTTGCTAAACGACTTTCAATGGCACTATTGTAGAGTTCTCCAAAAACTCCACACCAATACCAATTAGCTAATTTTGCAATTGCTCCCGCGCCAATAGTGCGATCGCCAAGTGCTGCAAAAATAGCTGCAAGGGCTGTAAGCTGAGTTTGATAAGGCAGATCGCGATCGCTAAATATCTTTTGCGTGTGGAGGAATTTTGCCGCTTGCTCAAACCCTAGAGTAACTAAATCAGCCCATTCCTTGTATTGCTCCAAAGTCAGGCTTAGAATATCCTTGCGCTTACAGCTTACTGAGGATTTTTCAAGAGTAGCAAGTAACGTCACCGCCTGTAAAAAATCAGTGTTTTCAATATCTCTTAGTACCTGATGGATCTTCAGTGCCTTCTCTCGTGTTGCCCAATCTTCTCGGAGGTTGAACATATCGGCTGCAAAAGTTGCTGTGACTAGCTCAAAAACGGTAAGAGATACACCACCTGTATTCATTTTTTCAAAAACTTGACATACTGCCTCTCTAGGCGTTTCCTTGTGTAGCAAAATAACTGGTACATCGTAATGCTCAAACTGCTTCACAATGTCATTATTAAATTTATTGAAAAGCTTGAATTTTTCCTTTTGGTAGTCCCAGTATTCGTTATAACTTGCCATCCAATCGGAGGAGTAAAAAATTTGCGAAATCGGGAACATTTCATTCTGGTACTCTTTTTCAGAAGTTGAGTAATCCGCCACAATTTCTTTACGAAAATTGCGGATGCTCTTGTCCTCTGGAACGCTAACAATAGCTTCCTCACGGTCAATATTTGGGTCGAGCGCTTTGGCAATATCAATGTAATACCATCGGTAAATTACTTTACCCCGTGTATCTTTTGTCTTGACTGGTTTTCCTGATAGCAATGTCTGAAAAAGCGAGGTCAAGCGCTGCTGTCCATCTAGAATTAGTTCCCTTGGTTCTGTCGGATTATCGAGTGTCACTCCTTCAATTGGGCGAGGTTGGAATCGCACATCAGGATTACCTGTTTCGAGCATCATCACTGCTCCAATTGGGTAAGAAAGTGAAATGCTGGCTAACAAGCTGCATACCTGGTCATCGTTCCAAACCCAGCTACGCTGAAAGTCTGGCAGTTGAGCTTTTCCTTCTTTAGTGCTTCGTAACATGTCAAGTAATGGGATACTCTTGCTATCAAAGTTCTTAACTGGTGGCATATCGTTTCTAGTAGTGATTGCAGCAGAGCTAATCAGAAAGCTCTATTTAAAGTATTCCCAAGAGGAAGCTCCAGCTAACAGTGACAAAAAGTTAACAAAGCACTCAGATAGAGGTTGATCGATTGGCATTAGCGAAGCGTGCGATCGCTACAATTAAAACACTAAGCTCCAAGCTTTAAACGCAGCAGTATGGTACAACAACTACCAAACGATACCGCAGCAGCTATCATCTACCCCGATAGGAGAATATTTCGCAACTGGATGATAGGCAATAATCGCAGCACAGATTGTTCGGGACACAGTGATTTGCTTTGATCCATGTAGAGATGGATGCGATCGCATTCACCTCTAAGTGCTAACATACCCCAACCACTTCAGGGGCGTGTTTCCACAACCATAGTGCGAGACGCGATCGCATTGGCACAATCAAAATATAGAAAAGACAACTGACTCAGCACAACGCATGACCACAACAGCAGTCAATCTCTATCTAGAAGGTAACTTTGCGCCAGTACGGGAAGAAATAGCAGCAGATAACCTGAAAGTAATCGGCGAACTACCCCCCGATTTATCCGGGATGTTCGTGCGAAATGGCCCAAATCCGCAGTTTCCACCTATCGGTAGCTATCACTGGTTTGATGGGGATGGGATGTTGCACGGAGTGCGAATCAACAACGCTAAAGCTGAATATCGCAACCGTTACATCCGGACGCGGGGATTTAATATTGAACGCGAGGCTGGTAAGGCGATTTGGACGGGGATGATGGAACCGTCGCGAGGCAACAATCCCTACAATTTTCCTAAAAATACTGCTAACACCGCTCTAGTGTGGCATGATGGGCGACTGCTGGCGCTTTGGGAAGGCGGTGAACCTCACGTTATTAAGGTTCCCAGCTTAGAGACATCAGGTGCTTACACTTACGATGGCAAACTGGCTTCTGCCTTCACCGCCCATCCCAAAGTAGATGCCGAAACTGGCGAAATGATGTTCTTTGGCTACTCCTTTGCTCCACCATACCTGAAATACAGCGTCGTTTCAGCAGGTGGTAAGTTATTGCGAACAGTTCCCATCGACTTGCCGATGGGAGTGATGATGCACGATTTTGCCATCACCGAACACTACACGATTTTTATGGATCTGCCGCTAACCTTCAGCCCACAACGGATGCAGCAGGGTAAACCAGGGTTGATGTTTGAGCGCGATCGCCCTAGTCGTTTCGGTATTGTCCCCCGTCATGGCGATAATAGCAACATCCGCTGGTTTGAAAGTCCTCCCTGCTACGTCTTCCATACCCTCAACGCTTACGAGGAAGAGGATGAAGTCGTGCTTGTCGCTTGTCGCATGAGTTCCACCACTGTCTTAACGACTGATATGACACCCGGTGAAAATGAGGGAGACGCTGGTCGTTTGTACCAATGGCGCTTTAACCTTAGCACGGGTACGGTAAAAGAGGAAATGCTGGATGATGCGCCATCAGATTTTCCCCGTCTGAACGAACAGCTTATGGGACGACCGATGCAATACGGTTATACCGGAAAGATAGCAAATAATCCCATGCCTCTGTTTGAAGGTGTTATCAAGTATGACTTCAGCAGTGGTAAGTCCGAAACTCACAAATTCGGACGCGGACGCTATGGCGGTGAGGCGGTATTTGTTCCCCGTCCTAATGCTACTGCTGAAGATGACGGTTGGCTTGTCACCTTCGTTCACGATCGGGAAGCAGACACTTCTGAACTGGTAGTCGTGAATGCCCAAGATGTGACATCTCAACCAGTGGCGCGGGTTCTCATTCCTCAGCGCGTCCCTTACGGCTTCCACGGTGCATGGATTTCTGAAGAACAGTTGGCTAGTTAGCGTAAGTTAGTCCCCAGAATGTGAAACCCAACAAAACATAGGCATTTGTTGGGTTTTTCCACGTAGGACATGGCATTGCCATGTCCTACCATGTTATTTGCGTCATAGATGGAGCGACCAGCAAAGGCAACAGTAAATCGCTCCTACCGCAACGCGACTCAGAAGCCGAGGGTAAGAAATAGACTGTGCGTTGACAGGCTGATGACTCGGTTAGCACATCTGTAGTTTATTCACAAATGAGAACATTTGGCATATATCTTTCGCCAATAATGATAAGATTTCTCATTAGCGGAGATAGGAGGCTGCCTTGGCCTTCAGAACATTGAGGCTGTACCAGAGCGGTAGACATCGGGCAATATAGCAATTCTCGTTTGGATGCAGTACATGACCTCTCCCCAACCCCTCCCCTGCAAGGGGAGGGGCTAATTTTCCCTTGCCTATTCCAGGGAGGGAGCTGAATCATTAGGTCTGTATTGGATTCAACATATGTATGGTCAATAAAGTGAAAAGACATCAAGAGGGAAGTTGCGAAAATAATCAGGTAAAACCAGTTGTTAAGACACAATCAAATTTCCAAGAAATGAAACTCTGTTGTCTATACATTATTAATTTGTCGAAAAGGTGATGTTTAAATCTCTTTTAAAGTGGGGTTTTCTAAGAAGTCGTTGGCGTTTTCTTGATGGGTTTTTCAAGGGTGGTATAGGCTATAAAGTCAGGGGTTTGAAAGGGAAATCATTCCGACTTCTACCGTTGATATTTGGGTTCATGCTGGTTTTACTTGTGGGGAGTCAAAGTAATAGCTCATCGCCTTCCTCAACTGAAATACTCTGGGACACGTACGGCGTACCGCATATTTACGGCAAGGATGCGAAAAGTGCATTTCAGTCCTTTGGTTGGGCGCAGATGCAAAGTCATGGCAACCTGATTTTACGCCTCTACGGTCAGGCACGCGGACAGGGTGCAGAATACTGGGGAAAAGAGTACCTAGAATCAGATCGATGGGTACAAACAATGGGGATTCCTGAGCGTGCCAGCAAGTGGTATGAAGCGCAAAATCCAGCTTTTCGGAGTTATTTAGATGCCTTTGCTGCTGGGATAAATGCCTATGCTTTGAAACATCCTGAGCTGATTGATGATGAAGTTGAGATGGTGCTGCCAGTTCGACCAGTCGATATAATTGCTCACGAGCAGCGCGTGATGAATTTCACATTTATTGTGAATCCAAAGAGTGTAAAAGAAACTAGCGATCGCATTAACCCCATCGGTTCTAATGGTTGGGCGATCGCACCAGCACGTTCTGCAAGCGGGAACGCGATGCTACTGGCAAACCCGCACCTCCCTTGGTCAGATTTATTTGTTTGGTATGAAGCCCAGATTACCGCGCCTGGAATTGATGCTTATGGGGCGACACTTGTCGGACTTCCGGTATTAGCGATCGCATTCAACAACAACCTGGGATGGACTCACACAGTAAACACCCATGATGGATGGGATGCTTACGAATTGCAGCTCAAAGACGACGGCTACCTCTTTGATGGCAAGGTTCAAGCCTTTGAGACAGAAAAGAAAATATTGAAGGTGAAACAGGATAATGGCACACTGCGCTCCATACCACTTGTAGTGCAACGTTCGATACACGGGCCTGTTGTAGAGCAAAAGGATGGAAAAGCCCTAGCGTTGCGGGTTGTGGGACTTGAACAACCGGGTGCATTAGAGCAGTGGTGGGATATGGCGCGTGCAACCAAGCTGTCTGAGTTTGAGACTGCCCTAAAGCGCTTGCAAATTCCGATGTTCACGGTAATGTATGCAGACCGCCAGGGACACATCATGCACCTGTTCAACGGTCAAGTGCCAATCCGCTCTCAGGGAGACTTTAAATACTGGGAAGGCATAATCCCTGGTGACACATCTACAACCTTGTGGACAAAAGCTCACCCTTATACCGATTTACCGCGAGTAGTTGACCCGCCTAGCGGCTGGTTACAAAATGCAAACGATCCACCCTGGACAACGACTTTCCCAGCGGCGCTAAATCCAGCAGATTTCCCGCCCTATATGGCACCGCAGTTTATGTCTTTCCGAGCGCAACGTTCCGCGAGGATGTTGGATGAGGATAAAAAGATTTCTTTCGAGGAAATGATTAAGTACAAACACTCAACGCGCATGGAACTGGCAGATCGTCTTCTGGATGACCTGATTCCCGCTGCACGGAAGCATGGGGATGAATTAGCGCGTCGAGCCGCCGATGTACTGGAGGCTTGGGACGCATCAGCAAATGCAGATAGCCGGGGTGCCGTACTCTTTTCCTTCTGGGCTGAAGAGATGGACTTCGACAGCGCATTTAGCACCCCTTGGAACCAGAATTCCCCACGCACCACGCCAGACGGTTTGGCAGATCCTCCTCGCGCAGCTAAGGCGCTTTCTACCGCTGCGGCGAAGGTGGAGGCGGCTTATAAGGCGCTTGATGTACCTTGGGGTGATGTCTTCCGGCTGCGGTCTAATAATGTGGATCTTGCTGCCAATGGTGGGCCGGGAAGTCTTGGGATTTTCCGCGTTCTCAATTTTGCTCCGGCGTCAGATGAGCGATTTTTAGCTTTCGATGGCGATTCCTATGTTGCTGCAATCGAGTTTTCTAACCCAGTAAGAGCGATGGCACTTACAAGCTACGGTAATGCAACCCAGCCGGGTTCGCCGCATCTGGGCGAGCAGTTGCAGATGTTCGCTCGAAAACAGTTGCGTCCGGTTTGGCGATCGCGTCAGGATATCGTGGCCCATCTGGAAAAGCGCGAAGTGTTCTAAGTGGCTACTCCCTGACGGCTACAAGATTATTTATTTTGTAGCCGTCAGGGAGTAATTAATGGAAGCGATCGCGTTTTTATGAAATCTTAGCTGGATCTGGTAAAAATCCCCCTTCTCGCAGTTCCTTGACACTATCTTTAACAGCCTGAATTATGTAAGCAATATCTTCATCTGTATGTGCTGTAGATAAGTACCCACCTCCTCCCAACAGAAGTATCCCCCTGTCAAGCAGGTGATAGCGTAACAAATCCATACTTGTTGAGGCAGCAGGATTTTCAGCAGCTACAGAATTTCTTGAAGAAGCGGAGCCGAAAAGCGAACCAAAGTTCACCATTCGGACAGGTACTTTATCTTCTTCAAAATAAGTATTTAATGCTTCGATAAATTGGGATGTACGTTGATTCAACTGCTGTTGAAGGGCAGGCCCCTGAGTTTTTAAATACTTAAGAACGGCCCGTGCCGCAGCCATAGCTAATGGATGCTTGCAGAAGGTGCCTGCAAAAAATGTTGTCTTCGCTTGGGGGTAAGATAAATCGCCATAATTCCACATACCACCATCAATTGCATCCATGTAGACAGCTTTTCCAGCAATAATTCCAATTGGCATACCGCCACCGACAATTTTCCCATAAGTGGCTATGTCTGCTTCAATGCCAAACCATGCCTGTACGCCACCCGGATGAATGCGAAAACCAGTTACCATTTCATCAAATATTAATACCATCCCTGATTCTTTTGTGAGTTCTCTCAGTTCCATGAGAAACGTTTTAGGCTGGAAGTCAGGGCGGCTAGTTTGCACAGGTACAACTAGAACAGCTGCTATTTCTTCTTGATGAGCTTTTATTACTTCAAGTGATTCAGGATTTCCATATTCTAAAACCAAAACATCTTCCACCATATTTGGTGGTATTCCCGGAGCAAGGGGTAATGCCTGTAAATTCCCGTTTTCTGTTTGAGCTTTAACTAATGTGCCATCAAAATGACCGTGATAAGAACCTGAAAAAATTACAATTTTGTGGCGATTTCTTACTGCTCTTGCCAAGCGGATTGCTGTCATCACAGCTTCTGTGCCTGTATTACTAAATGCTACCCGCTCCATCCCCGTTAGTTCACAGATTAACTCAGCTACTTCACCAGCAAACTCTGATTGTGGGCCTAGTTGTATGCCTTTATCAAGTTGCTCTTGCAGTGCTTCTTTAATAAAAGGAGGATTATGACCAAAGAGATTTACGCCAAATCCCA
Coding sequences within:
- a CDS encoding aspartate aminotransferase family protein; this encodes MISQETNLQQKYLQAFITRYNQRTKTSKQMAQTYRPTLADSKIYTGFHNLFKEMVYPIVAKRSQGSKTWDVDGNEYIDLMMGFGVNLFGHNPPFIKEALQEQLDKGIQLGPQSEFAGEVAELICELTGMERVAFSNTGTEAVMTAIRLARAVRNRHKIVIFSGSYHGHFDGTLVKAQTENGNLQALPLAPGIPPNMVEDVLVLEYGNPESLEVIKAHQEEIAAVLVVPVQTSRPDFQPKTFLMELRELTKESGMVLIFDEMVTGFRIHPGGVQAWFGIEADIATYGKIVGGGMPIGIIAGKAVYMDAIDGGMWNYGDLSYPQAKTTFFAGTFCKHPLAMAAARAVLKYLKTQGPALQQQLNQRTSQFIEALNTYFEEDKVPVRMVNFGSLFGSASSRNSVAAENPAASTSMDLLRYHLLDRGILLLGGGGYLSTAHTDEDIAYIIQAVKDSVKELREGGFLPDPAKIS